The Ascochyta rabiei chromosome 15, complete sequence genome window below encodes:
- a CDS encoding Ribonuclease P has translation MGPVPRTKNATAVLLAPTAAMEPSNPTNAPDVDANADTLMVDAPAADTQDGSRSTQDTKKRRRKEKETHTLHQTTFRKPAWSYFHLILVTPGTAVQQPSNSTASLETHSIDALTVSALLSQPLTAYLGATGSAIPIDILHTHSRSAYIRIPRQDAQAFQAALSGWIGGCDAGSVPGVEEGGGRVRVAWRFVSKGGSLGLLRGGGDEVFGTSEVAY, from the coding sequence ATGGGACCTGTACCGCGAACAAAGAACGCGACAGCTGTATTGCTAGCACCGACCGCTGCAATGGAGCCCTCCAACCCCACGAACGCGCCAGACGTAGATGCCAATGCCGACACTTTGATGGTGGATGCGCCAGCAGCAGACACACAAGACGGCAGTCGGTCAACTCAAGATACAAAGAAGCGCAGACGCAAAGAGAAAGAGACGCACACTCTCCACCAAACCACTTTTCGCAAACCAGCATGGTCCTACTTCCACCTCATCCTCGTCACACCAGGCACAGCCGTCCAACAACCCTCAAACTCCACCGCTTCTTTAGAAACACACAGCATTGACGCTCTCACTGTCTCTGCCCTCCTCTCCCAGCCTCTCACGGCCTACCTCGGTGCCACGGGCTCCGCTATACCCATCGATATCCTGCACACCCACAGCCGGAGCGCATACATCCGCATACCAAGACAAGACGCTCAAGCATTCCAAGCAGCACTCAGTGGATGGATTGGCGGGTGCGATGCGGGGAGCGTGCCTGGCGTCGAAGAGGGGGGAGGGAGGGTGAGAGTAGCGTGGAGGTTTGTTAGCAAAGGAGGGAGTCTGGGCCTGTTAAGAGGCGGAGGGGACGAGGTTTTCGGCACGAGTGAAGTCGCGTACTGA